ttattattatatataaatggtTTAGTGGAAAGTGCTAAATGACACTTAAAATTAAAAGAGCATATTTATAATTCAACAATTTAATGgaattattcatttttttagtttaacattaataaaaataaagatttttttttccttatagtttaattttaaacttttcaaCCTAGCTTATGAAGACTATTTTAGTTTGGTGGTCATATTTCAAAACGAATCCTCTTGTTCATGCCAAAAATCTTTCGGAAAATTGTGGAAAATAAGTATATTATAAGTTTGGTTTCCTTTGTTAAAATTATAGCTTAACTGATTTACAAATAATTTtctataaaattatatttcgATATCAAGATTTGCAAATATACAAGAATTGTGACCAAACTAAtactttatatttatataaaattaaagtCAATAAAATCCTCCAAGTTGTATAAAAAAATGGAAAGAACTaagcaattttattttatttgataaagCAGAGAGATGAGAAAGTAAAAAAAGTAAAGAGTGGAACTTTTTTTCTAATATCAAATTCAAGATAAAAAGCAAATACAATAGGGGTGTAAGAGATGCATGCCCAGCAGCACAACAAAATATCATTCAACCCCCCAACTTCTCAGAAATTCCAAACCGACACCATAAAAACCAAAATATCACAATCCCATCCATTAAGCTACCTTGTATGCATCTCTTACAATCCCATGTTTTATCTcataaacaacaacaaaaaacagGGAAAAATTTATATAGAaactaaaaagaaaatttaaagaCAACCCAGGGCTAAAAAAGGAAATACACTACTAAATTTGACACAGATTCGGACCGCTACCCTCAATTCCCCGCAACGCAATGCAGCGCTCTTCCGATTCTGACCCTCTCCGGGGAGAGGGACAGAAGCTCGGAAGAGCGAAAATTGCAGAGCTGTGGTTGGTTTGTTGTTTCGTGGCCATCAGCTTGCGCATTCACATCTCCACCCTCCGCCGCCAACTCCACGGCAAACGCCGCCCAACCCCGCCGCCAGGTGAAGTACCGGACATGGGAATATTGCAGATGCTAAAAGAAGGAAGTATGAAGCTGGAGAAATACTTGGCCAATATTTGGCTAAGTGAGAAAGCGAGACTATGATTACAGAGAAAAGTGAGTTTATAGGTGCTAGTAGTGGGGAAGTGGGAACCTTATATAAAGGGCAACAATACATGTAggtttatttttttcttatattttgtattttagtcGCTAATTTTTAATGTCCGACCTAAAAATTACTGatccattatatatatatatatatatatatatatatatatatatatatatatatatgtgcttatctttttgtcaatataattgtcattatatacttgtatgtaaataactctacaaatacaaataaaatgtcaTGACATTATTGTTATGATTGAGTACTATTTGAATATGTAATTCATGAAAAGAGATTTAATGAGTAAAAAGACACTAAGTTATTTTATACTGTAAaacaatatatgatataatccttattatatatatatgtgtgtgtgtgtgcgcgcgtGTGTGTGTGCGCGCACACTCATCGTCAACCGTGTCAATTATTGATACGACATTTATCTATCAAATGTAACGAAGCATATTAAAACTAAATATCTATAGTTGTACACGGAGATGAACATAATTTGTGGGCAACATATTAAcattacacacacatatatatataattctatactattttatattatattattaagtgttaGATCTTTAGAATAATTATCTTGGAagacaccaaaatatttaatttcataattatctttTTTATCCTATTAAAAACATCATCAATCCACTCTATATTTTACATAGAAAAAAATCTAAGcaaatatttctttttaaatcaaacaactcttcgaaattgaaaataatttcgtgttaaatatttagtattatttgatcaaataaaaaataataataaatatataacgTGTGTGCATATTCTATtagtattatataaaaaatttgtcaCATAAAGAGTACTATTTTTTGTTTCTCAAATTGTCATTACACTAacattttttctcaaaattatcattgcaatttattttcaatattacaCATCTCCAATTGTATTATAACCCCTTACTAATTTCtatcaattattattaaattaaacataaaattttaaaacttaattaccacaatttttttctcaaaattgtCATTACaacttattttcaatattacATCTCTCCAATTGTACTATGTTCCCTCGCTAACttttatcaattattattaaattatatataaaattaaacatgtaaataaaattttaaaaatcttatataaattttgaCTATAATTTTACACACACAATTTGTGTGTATAATCATTTAGTAGATATAAACAGACGATAGTCGCGTTAGACACACTAGCAGATATAATGTATAGATATAGTTTCAGTTTTCAAAGTAAAGCAGATTATTGAAATGTAAGATAGGAAATAGTAATTTAGTATTGTCAGCctatatttaattttgtttctcAAATTAAAGAAAGTAAAGAGCATCAGTATAATTACTtggttttttcatattttttctcTGTAGCATCAAATATTTCTCGCTTCCAAACAAGATATTGTTCGTTAGCCTAACGGGAGAATCATGCTTCCAATGATATTTTTCCATTAATCACATCTTGGATTGCTTACAAGATGTAATAATTATTTGTCTATGatcattttataataattaaagtaaAAGAATGCatagtattatatatatatatatatatatatatatgtgtgtgtgtgtgtgtgagggCGTGTTTGTGGGAGAATGGGAAAAAAAGTCCACTAGTAAGCTCGAAATCCAAGAAAAGGAGTACTCAATTCTCGTGTATAGCAAATATAAGGAAAAAAGCGTGACTTTGTGTTGTATGTGAACATGGGGGAGGGAGGGGCTTTCACTTTTATGCAAATTTGTTGGCCGCGACTCTAATCCATCGCTATCGGTTCAAGACAAAAGTCTTCATCTTCATTACCAACTTTTCGGATTTATTACCTTATTATTGATTTTGTAGTATGTAATTATGATACCCCAAGCTTCTCataatttattgaaaataattactactttcttatatttattttaaaaataataagtttattttatttagGGAGAACTTTGGTTGATCTGGTCTAtatgaaattaatattttaatataaaaaataatatttttttatgaattagaTCGGGTTAgtgatctgtctcataaaatttaAATGCTGAAACGATTTCATGAGATTTTTTGTGTTGAAAAATTTAAATGTTTTGACTGTTGTTGAGGttgcataaaataaattatatatttttgtcaAAAAGCATCAATTActcttttaaaaacataatcGAGTCTCGAAGTTGAGATCTCGTCACAAACCTGAGACGTTAATAAGTTATGAGCCATTGTTGCAAGTTCTTAAGATTAAAAGATACTCCTTTCTAGTGATGTTGGCTAATTTTTAGATATTATTTGCTAATAAATTGATATAAATCATACATAGATCTTCATCGTTCATTTCTTGATAGTCCACATGACACGGTGTATATATCTTTTATTAAGATATTATTTGTCAACCCAGAGTTGTTGGTGCGTGGAAAAAAACCCTTCCTTTGTCGAACAATTGATTGATTTAATTAATGGAGCACCAAAATCAAAAGGAATGGGTTGTTAAATCACTTTATTGTTGGATTTGTCGATCACAGAGAAATTTTGTAGGAAAATTGCTGAGAAATAATTCATCCACAAGTAGAGAAATCATCCATCTCATGCATGGGTTGGGTGCCTACGTGCTCCTAAgcaccaacaatttaaaatacaaaaaaaaaaaaaaaaaatgtgagACGAATGTCCTACTCGAgtcatatataaaaaatattaatttttatgttaaaagtattacgtattattgtaaatatgtgtATACTTGATCCATCTTAcgaataaagatccgtgagaccgtctcacaaaagacctactatTAAAAAACTTGGTGCATCTTTTTCAATCAACCCCTTAACGTTAGCTTTTAATTTCACTCATGTTTTAGAAAAGTTTTATTATTTGCTCAAGGTTCCGTTTGAACTAACTAAGCATGTCGTTCCAAAGTACATGCTAGATGAGAGAAAATGTTATAATTTCGGTCatataaatttatcattttCCAAATTTTAGTGCTGTAAATTTTCAAGTGGTAGTTTTAGGTTTATATGTTGGTATTTATTatcacttttatttattttctaccAGAGTGCTGAAGTGGTGCAGGAAATTGATGACATGAAATTGGAAATTGCTAGAGTGACATCGAAAATTGGTGACGTGTCTAATGTCATAACAGTGCTCAAGTGAAAATGAACTAAAATGACATTAAAAACCAACTTGTATGTATAAAACTGCAACTTGAAAACTTATAACCTTACAAaactaaaatattaattaaatattaaattacatgaccaaaatgataaaaaaaatttattaaaaaaaatacttcaTTTGCtccaaatataaaattcacaTTTCATTTTTCATTTATCTCAAATATATAATCCATCATCTATATTTCGTTTTGTTTCTCTATTAATTTACCAATCTACATCTATTAATTATTAAGTACATTAACTACGGACTTCAAACAATTTCTATATCATATTAAAACACCAAATAAATAAGGTTATATTGGAAAACTTCTTGGTGAAATttctttttcaaatttctttCTTAATCACATGTATATATTTGACGGATGAAGTATATCGATTGGAAATGAATCATATATATGGGCACttgaaatattttgttttgcttCAAAAAACATTACTTTGAAATCTATAGAATAATTACTTGGACAGAGATAATGGATTTGAATTTGGATTAAAGATTTGAATAGCAACTTAAGCCAacgaatttattatattttaaaacatcttgaaaataaattattgactagtaaattttttaaattcatcCTGATTTTTAATAGCAACTTATGCCaacaaatttattatattttaaaagatcTTGAAAAGAAAAAACTGGCTAGTAAATTTTTTAAGTCCGTCCTATCAGACATCAAAGGTTATCAAAGTTGCATCTTAAGATAAAGAAGATCGTTCATCAACGCTTTCGCCTGTCAGTAACTGAAAGTCAGTCGGGTGTGTAATCCGTAAACGCAAAATTAGGGGTGGAATTAGACCAACGGGAATCTCTGTAGAGAATGTAATTATTATTACAAACTTGGGCAAAGCCATAATTTAGGCGGACCTTATAGAAAGTAATGACAGTACTGATTTCGAGTTTATATAATAAAAGGCGAACTAAATCTAAACCATAAATTTTAAGCAAGCGCACGAATGGTATAGCATTTGTCACAAAGAAAACATCAATCCATGAGTATAGAATTCattatttcaatttattttgatcgAACAATGATATAATTTCATTTGATTGGACTTTTTAGCGGTTATCCGAAGAAAATCAAGCGAAAtaagatatttatttatttaaaaatacagaAAACAACAATCTTTTGTAATTTCATCTTTAGCTACAAATTTACGATCTACGTTGTTTAGGAAATTGTAGCTATAAACGAACTAAATCAAGTCGAATATTagtaaaaatttaagtttcGAATTTAACTCGAATTAAATATATTCAACTTTGAGCTCGATTCAAAActcagaaaattttaattttagctTTTTGGCTCGAGTTCAGCTTAAAATGAAATTCATGTTCAACTCGGAAATATTCAAACATATTTACGAGCTATTCGAACTATTACTCGAAATTAAGGTAAGAGGAATAAAAGTTTGAAACATCGAAATgcaaatatatttaatatataattatattataataataaaatattacggCTCGTGCTCGAACAAAATAATTTAGGCTCAAATTCAGCTCGGAAAAGGTTCGAACATGTTTGAtttcggtaactttaaatatgaatcaaatatttatcgagTTAGCTCGAAAAACTCGTAAACCGCCTCGATTCATTTACAGTCCGCCCTAGAAGAAAGTTATCGAAATTATTTTAGTCTTTGAgtgaaactttttttttttatttcaaaaaataactCAATTCCTTTACTTGTATGGTAGTATTGGTTAATTTGTTCTAGAAATGaagaaaaatctgaaaataattttggGACGGTATGGATTATTTCGAGCTTTTCGAGGATTGATAGAATAGCTTTGAGGAAATATGTGGGCAACACTTGTTGTTTCCTGCGCGTGAGTAAAGCTGTGACGAAGGGAAACAAAGGTCAATCATTGGATACTCGACGCCTAATCTACGGCCCGGTTTTTTAGCTGCAAAAAGCAAACTCTTTCAAAACTGTCTTCTCATTGTCGGCGGAGGAGCCTCGAGACGCTGCCTTCGTATCCAATCTAGCCTACAAAATATCTCCAGAATTCACAACTCACTAGCTCTCTCTTTAACCAACCTACCGATTTTGCATCTTTAGGCACCGTTTAATACGTAGGTGAGATTAATAATTGAAAGATAATATAATGGATAATAAAGTGTAGTACATGGACATTTAGTACTAGTCTTCAAACCGCATTTATGTTTGgttctatttattttattaggATAAGTAGTAGTATAATAATTAATTGTCCAATTTTACCCCTACCAATGTGGATATCACGCTTCTATTTTTTCCCCCCATTCACAGATCTACCCACTAATCTCTCACTCGACGGTGCGGCTTCTATTACCTCACACATCTTATCTACTACGGAAGTAGATCCGCGAAAGGAAGTTAAGGTGATGTGTTACAGATTAATGGCatgtaaaaattttaattttttatgttttcgATCTGTTCTACATGTGAAGAAGAACATTAAATCATGTAGTTCTCATTTCGGTTCATTATTTTGGATACCTTTCTGTTTTGTACAATAGAAATTTTCTCCTTTGTGGAACGTTGATTTGCGTTGTACACCATAGAAGGTTGTTTTCAAGGAGAAATTGAGACACCAAGGATGCAGTCGTTGTGAACCTATCTTAGATGGTGAATTTATGCTTTCTTTCAATTACTTTCTTTCTGCATCCACGTTAATGTTATGAATAATATTATTAGTTGTAGGAATGCCTAACTTGTTAACTTTGGTAACTCCATGAATACTTTATTAATCTGAGTAAATCATTTTGTACATACATATTTCGTTCGAAAATTGTTGTATTTATTCTCGTAAATGCAGACCAAAACGTACGTTGTGTTTGTGGGAAGGAAGGTTGGAGTGTACGACAGATGGCCTGAGGCCAATGCCCAAGTTAATCGTTTTCCTGGTGCTTGTTACAAAGCTTACGAAAGTAGAGAAGCTGCCGAGGAAGCCTTCAATTGCTCAGTCAAACAACCGGTTGAGGTTCCAAATTTGAATGCGTCCAGTAGCTCCAGCTGTAATAAAGGTGAACAAAGTGGTGTGAGGAAAAAACAAAGTAACAATttagtagatctactgaaagaaTTATCAGATTTAGGTGTTGAGAATCGGAAAATAGGAATGAAAATGGAGAAGTTGTCCGAGGATATAGGAAAGTTATTGGAGGATTTGGAAATTAATTCTAGGCCATAGATATTTCTGAGGACTAAAGCTTCGTTCGTATGTTATAAGTTCTTGTTTCAATGTTAATTGTAGTCTTCAATTGCCCTGTCTTCACCAAAACTTCACAGTAAAATATATGTGAATTTGTTGCCTACTGCACCTTCGTAGCTGAATGTAGAAGAAGCACAAATCATAGTATGACACAAAGTACTCGGACACAAGTATCACAAGCTGGTTTTCGTTTCTCCTAcattcaaattaaaaattttgacgCTTCTGTGCAAGTCGAATAAGTTGGGTAAAGGATTTACTATTGGTTATCTCTTAATATCATGTCCACAATTCAGCAAACTATGTGCTTCACTTAGTATTTTTGTGGTAAGTCATCTGTTTACTTATCAAATTAGGTGGACAAAAGTGTGTTGTTTACTTATGTACTCATGTACCAAAAAGTTAATTATGTGGCTGAATTAGGAAGTTAATGTACGTTTATTGCTTTTATTgttattgtttattttttttgggaGTACATTATTCGGTGCAATATATGTGGTAGGTGTTGACCTACTAAAGATTTGCATGATTACAATATCTAAGACATGCAGCATATTGAATGCAAGTAGTTGAGAAATAAGGCCATTAACTTTTTTTTCTGTTCGTATAAAGCATGCTTACTATGTTACTCCTAATGAACTCAACAACATATGGTCTTTCATTAGGTGGTCCATAATGGCTTTACGTTGTGAACATGGCTCCGAGGAAACTGTAAGCAGCAAGTACAAGGTACCTATCATTGATCTCATTTCTGATGATGAAAAATTTATATGCAGCGAACATCGAGTTGGTGGTAGTGAACTGAAGTTGGTAACTGCTGACAAAGTAGGAGGTTTATCAAAACGGTAGGAAGAAGCAGAAGTTGTGTCACACATCTTCTTTCGACGAGCAAGTCCATCAGTGTCATGCTGCAGAAATGAAAGAAGCTGTGAATTTGAAGGTTGGAGTGAACATCGAGTCAAAGGATAACTACAACAAATCAAACGACTCAAAATCTAAGAAGATTGATGTTGTGGACCTTTCATCAGATGACTCCAGCGCCTAAAGTATTTGTCACAGTATTATCTCCTTTTGTGGAACCACCTTTGTTTTGTTTGCACCGAGTAATTAACAGTATGCTGATCTAATATGTATTTTGGTTGAATGTATGTACAAGTGTCTACTCGGTTGTCATGTATGCAAACATTATGTGTAGTGGGTGTTTGATGTTCATGTACATACAAGTGATGCGTATGGTGCGGAAATGTGAAAGGCTTTACTATGGGCAGTGTTGGTTTATGTAAATTAACAATTGCAATGATAATTGAGTTGTGTTTCTGTTGTAcaaaaaatctttaaagttgTAGCCGTCCAAAAAATCAACTGTCAGTTTTATTTACTCAAATCACATTAGTGAAGGAGAGTTCGTTCCAGTGTGTTACACTTAAACTGGAGAGGACACTTGGGAATGTTCGAATTTGTTAAACGAAGTCAGTTGTAGGCAAATACTAGGATCAATTTGGAAGTGCACAAGGGTAAGTAATAAAAGACATTGGATTTGCAGTAGTGTATGTAAGAAAATATAGCATATAACATAGATTGAAAATTAGTTGTAATTCAGTCACTTTTTGTTCCCAAAAAAGGAAAGTACATACGCAAAAGCCAAAATCACAACATCCCTTTCCTGAACCACTACAAAGAACTAAGTTGTGGTACATTACGATTTCAGAAGATATATTTCAAAAACACACATATAACTGTAATCATTAGTCACCACGCAACAACCTCATAACCAAGCACATCCTTCCACGGTCGCCAAGTCTTTTGAATAGTGCCAAGTCGTTGTGGTTGTTGAATAACAACTTAGCCGCAGCAACTTGTTCATCTTCTGAAAGGTCGGTAAGACCCTGCAATGCATCCAAAACCGTGTCTTGGACATCCGAGATTTTGTCCTCCGCGTTAATTTCCTTGATCAATTGTGTCATCGTGTCTTTGGTTATGTGAGCGAGGTTGTTGATTGCTTCGACTATTGATTCATCATGCAAGCTCGGATGCTTCCTTTTTTTGCTTTTAGAAGACGTACCTGCATTTGTCTTAGACGTTGGCGTATGCAGTTTCAGATATGGAATCATCAGCAACATCGAAAGGGTTAAATGTACGTGTCTCTCCAATGAACTCTATGTTGGGAAGTTCTTCATCAAGTTTAAGAACTTGCTGTAACGCATTCTCAAAATTCTTTGAATGCTCCCCAGTAGCTCGATCGTTTCCGAAGATTTCAGCCCAATCATTGAAATGCATCCACTGCTTATGCCGCATTGGTCTAAAACTTGGGTCATGCTGTATGAAGGATCAAGCGAATGAGTGATCAGGTGGACTTGTGAAATTCAAGGTCAGAATACTATACAATACATATCTTCACAATTGATTCCCAAGTCTCGTCTGTAGCATCGATCGTCTTGTCAGTGTCATTCCAACCGACTCCACTCTTGGATAACAACGTCACCAACGTACtatatgttttcttccacaCATGTATTTTTGAATTAATATGAGGATTACCTCGTATATTTGTTCCTAGTATTGCGGTATGCATTGCATTCTTCAACAACGTCAAGTAACCCGCTTTAAAACCATTCTCACTTTTCCACCCCTTTGTCATAACTTCTTTCAGCGACTGTATTAGCACATCTTCTTTCCGGCCACTCCAACTTCGCCGTGTCTTGTCTGCTTTCTTGCACCTCGCATTACCGCTACCAGAAGTCGCTACACTATCCATGACTACAGGAAATCTCAGTTGACTTTTTCTGTCATGAAATCAACATTGTAAGTGCATGTATTAATATTCAGAAAAGAAGTAAAAATGCTGAAAACGAGAGCCGAGACCGTAACATTCAAGTATTTCAGTTGCACAAACAATGAGCTACGAAATAATTTTCATCAATTACACTAGTTCATATGAAAACAACAACGACATCaacataaacaatataaagATGTGCAACTGTCGACAAGCACTTAATACATCAACAAAACGTTAATTGTAGTTGTTCCACATGGACATTGCGCACTGATCTCGCCAATTAACCCACTCGTTGGACGACTCAAAACTGCTTATGTACTCATTTTGTGTATCATGAATGGGACTGCCAACTTCTTCATCATATTCATCTAAAGGATCGTCGGGCATTTGATTACGGATGAAATTATGTAGTAGAATGCAAGCAAGAATTATTTGGTTTTGGACATGCAAGGGGTAAAACGAAGGACTTCGAAGGATAGCCCATCTCTTTTTCAACAAACCAAATGCTCTTTCAATAATGTTTCTTGCTTGTGAATGCCTCCAATTGAATAACTCCTTGTGATCTTGTGGTGCGGATGCACGATTGCCCCAAGCATCCCTATGATATCTTACTCGTCTGTACGGAGTCAAGAAACCTTCCGCATTAGCGTATCCATTGTCACAAAGATAATAACAACCTGCACAATGATTGTCTCAAAAAATCATTATCaccataaaattttcattatgGTAAATTTTGACATACATACAGAAAAATATGCAAGTACACGTAAAAGTTATTCACACATAACCTCTTGGAACCTTGAATGCATCATCCCGTGTCAATGCATCTCTTAAAACTCTTGCATCAGCGGCAGATCCCTCCCATCCAGTAAGAGCGTAAATAAAGTTCATATTTCGATCACAAACCCCCAACAAGTTAACCGAAATTATTCCTTTTCTGCTTCTATATTTGGCTTTGTCTCTGGCTGGAACGTGTACGCCGATATGAGTGTCATCCAACGCACCTAGACAACCAGTTTAACACTTATGAAACGAGGTTAGTAATTGTTAACCAATAACTTGTTTAAGGCGAAGACATTCAAGCGACAacggaaaaaaaacaaaacaatattTCAACAAAATAATACCTCAAACCATTTCCAAGGATCGCTGTCACAGTTCCCATCAACAGGTGTAGGCTTCACAAGAAGTAAGGTATACAACTTCAACAATGCACGCATAACTTCATGAAAATGTGCGCTGACTGTCTGTCCACTACGCATGTAGTCGTGACTGGTTACCCGATTTTTTTTATGGTGTGCCAATATTGACAAAAACATTGCAACCTTCTCTTGGACGCGGACATACCGAGAATCTGTTAGTCCTCCTAAGTGCATTAAAAGATAGCACAACCTTCCATAGGCATTTCGGTTCATTCTCAAGTTCAAGACACATTGAACATCACCAGCATCAATAATCATATTCAAATGCCTAAATTGAGAATTGATTCTTTGTGTCATGCTGTACGAAACAAGTCTGTTACGAGTGGCACGACGTCGATGGGCAACCACATTCGCACGCGATCGGATTACAAGATACAACATCAATAAATTTCTAAACACCAGTTGTTGTACGATTACAACCAGTATAAGGTTTCTACGTTTGATGTCCATCTTGTCACAGAAGACTTTGAATGCACGGTTGAAGCATGAAATGTTGGATTGAACTTAAAATGTTGGTGACGGAATTCCAGAGTTACAAACGAACTTCCACAAAAAATGAGCGACCAACATTTTCTTTCAATAATGGTCGAAAGCTAT
The Primulina tabacum isolate GXHZ01 chromosome 9, ASM2559414v2, whole genome shotgun sequence DNA segment above includes these coding regions:
- the LOC142504440 gene encoding uncharacterized protein LOC142504440, whose amino-acid sequence is MDIKRRNLILVVIVQQLVFRNLLMLYLVIRSRANVVAHRRRATRNRLVSYSMTQRINSQFRHLNMIIDAGDVQCVLNLRMNRNAYGRLCYLLMHLGGLTDSRYVRVQEKVAMFLSILAHHKKNRVTSHDYMRSGQTVSAHFHEVMRALLKLYTLLLVKPTPVDGNCDSDPWKWFETGCLGALDDTHIGVHVPARDKAKYRSRKGIISVNLLGVCDRNMNFIYALTGWEGSAADARVLRDALTRDDAFKVPRGCYYLCDNGYANAEGFLTPYRRVRYHRDAWGNRASAPQDHKELFNWRHSQARNIIERAFGLLKKRWAILRSPSFYPLHVQNQIILACILLHNFIRNQMPDDPLDEYDEEVGSPIHDTQNEYISSFESSNEWVNWRDQCAMSMWNNYN
- the LOC142504439 gene encoding uncharacterized protein LOC142504439, which gives rise to MDSVATSGSGNARCKKADKTRRSWSGRKEDVLIQSLKEVMTKGWKSENGFKAGYLTLLKNAMHTAILGTNIRGNPHINSKIHVWKKTYSTLVTLLSKSGVGWNDTDKTIDATDETWESIHDPSFRPMRHKQWMHFNDWAEIFGNDRATGEHSKNFENALQQVLKLDEELPNIEFIGETRTSSKSKKRKHPSLHDESIVEAINNLAHITKDTMTQLIKEINAEDKISDVQDTVLDALQGLTDLSEDEQVAAAKLLFNNHNDLALFKRLGDRGRMCLVMRLLRGD